A genomic segment from Mus caroli chromosome 17, CAROLI_EIJ_v1.1, whole genome shotgun sequence encodes:
- the LOC110284385 gene encoding olfactory receptor 10C1, translated as MGTNSSLVTEFVLVGFSRLVHLQGILFSLFLSVYLLTVAGNLLIVALVSTDAALQSPMYFFLRILSALEICYTSVTVPLLLHHLLTGRRHISRSGCALQMFFFLFFGATECCLLAAMAYDRYAAICEPLRYQVLLSRRVCVQLAGAAWSCGALVGLGHTSFIFSLPFCGPNAVPHFFCEIQPVLQLVCGDTSLNELQIILAAALIILCPFGLILSSYGRILVTIFRIPSAAGRRKAFSTCSSHLVVVSLFYGTAIFIYIRPKASYDPTTDPLLSLFYAVITPILNPVIYSLRNADVKAALKRSIQKMGPSEI; from the coding sequence ATGGGCACCAACTCCTCTCTGGTGACTGAGTTCGTGCTGGTGGGCTTCTCGCGTCTGGTCCACCTGCAGGGCATTCTCTTCTCCCTATTCTTGTCCGTCTACCTGCTCACTGTGGCAGGCAATCTCCTCATCGTGGCGCTAGTCTCCACAGACGCAGCGTTGCAGtctcccatgtacttcttcctccgCATCCTCTCAGCCCTGGAGATCTGCTACACGTCGGTCACAGTCCCCTTGCTGCTGCACCATCTGCTCACTGGCCGGCGCCACATCTCGCGCTCTGGCTGCGCTCTGcaaatgttctttttccttttctttggtgCCACCGAGTGCTGCCTGCTGGctgccatggcctatgaccgctatgctGCGATCTGCGAGCCCCTGCGCTACCAGGTCCTGCTCAGCCGCAGGGTTTGTGTGCAGCTCGCGGGCGCCGCGTGGTCTTGCGGGGCTCTAGTGGGGctgggccacacctccttcatcttctccttgCCCTTCTGTGGCCCCAACGCTGTCCCTCACTTCTTCTGTGAGATCCAGCCGGTGCTGCAGTTGGTGTGTGGAGACACCTCGCTCAACGAGCTGCAGATTATCCTGGCTGCCGCCCTTATCATCTTGTGCCCCTTTGGCCTCATTCTTAGCTCCTACGGACGGATCCTCGTCACCATTTTCCGCATTCCATCCGCTGCTGGTCGCCGCAAAGCCTTCTCCACCTGTTCCTCCCACCTGGTAGTGGTGTCTCTCTTCTATGGTACTGCCATCTTTATCTATATCCGCCCTAAGGCCAGCTATGACCCAACCACGGACCCCCTGCTGTCCCTCTTCTATGCTGTGATCACCCCCATCCTCAATCCTGtcatctacagcctgaggaatgCAGACGTCAAGGCCGCCCTAAAAAGAAGCATCCAGAAAATGGGGCCCTCAGAGATTTGA